The Lolium rigidum isolate FL_2022 chromosome 1, APGP_CSIRO_Lrig_0.1, whole genome shotgun sequence region TGTCCTGGCCGAGCTCGAGCAGAGGCGGGGCAGGTAGAGGAGCAGCGGGCGAGGTCCTAGCGAGCGGCGGCGAACAGGTGGTAGTCGACGTGGGCCAAACCCTAAAAGGAAGCGAGGTAGTGGTGCTTAGAAACGGAttagttgggcttggcccatttgtgCGGAAGCCACGCGCGACGAAGGACGACGAAAGTTGGTCGTAGTGGTTGCTGGCAGAATACGGAACCTATTCATTCTTTTTaagtctttactattatattggagttggggatggtgtcactttgacatcaaacattagaAAGATCCAAGCCATCCATCATCTCAAAATCGCCATGAAGTCACGTCCACCGTCAATCACACATTTATTGCAAATCATGATTCATAAGGAAATAAAACCAGCGCATCATCGATCTTCCAAATATAATGCAAATCACGATTCAATCAAGGAAACATATATGACGTCAATCAAGGAAAGACATCAGGCGCAATCACGTCCAGAAGGAAACAAGGACAGACTACCAAATACAATGCAAACCAGGATCTTGAAGTGGCGGACCTATCAGGGAGCGAGCAGGGGCGGCCTCCCAGGGTCTCGCGGCGCGGAGAAGGGCACCTTAGCTCTGTATCTACGGCGTCCGCCATTGACGAACTGTTGCTCTGTTTTTCTCGTCGAAGGGTACGCGTACATGCGGGTGCGGGCAGGGAAGAAAGATATTGGGCCTACATAGTTGGGTAGTTGGGCTTAAGTGAGAAATGAAAGGCCCGTTCTCGTTTTTGCTGTCCAAACACACCACACACGCATCGAGCTGCCTCCATCGTTCCATAAAAATCCCCACGTGTTCAGGTCGTTCCAAATTTTCAATCTCTGCTCTCTCGCGACGGCCGATCTGCCCCGCTGCACacacgcgccgccggccgccgccaggcCTTCAGCATCTAAGCACCTGAGCTCCTGATCTATTCGCCGCCGCCGATGGACTCTGATGTGGAGGCTGCCGGCCgccaggccttaagcaacaactgCATTCTAGATGATGTGATTTCCGATCTGGGTATCTGCATACAAATTGGAGACTATGCTACCGCAGAAATTAGAGGTGAACTGAGAAGGGTATATTGTTTGATTGTAAGCAGCTACAATTGTTTTCACACTTGTGCTGAGATTTAGATACATAATTTGTTTGGTTGACATGTTGTAGGTCTTGCTTGGAGCCAATGAGTGTTTAATCAGCTGGAGTACATGTTAGTAGTTTCTAAATCTCTTTTATGTTTTTTCATGCTCTTAGTAGGAGTAATCGTATCCATATTGAAAACTGATCTTTCCGAGAACCATTCATTTTTGTTACGTACACTTGCATTTCTGATTTTAAAAAAAGTTCTATTAAAATGTTCGCCCCGACAGACCTCAATTCCTGGGTCCGCCAATCTTGATTGACCAACACGCTCGTCTGGGGAAGTTCACCATGCTCCTGCTGCTCGCCGATCCGGACCTGTTCGACCGCGCCGCCCATCCCCTGCATCCGCCTCTCTGTGTGCGGGTCCTCTACGATGGCGTCGTCGCCACTGACGGCGAGCACCTCGACCAGCTTCTCATTGCGAGGATCAAGTTGGTGTACGTGCCACCTCTTGGGGAAGCCGCTGGCCCGGCGGTGGTGGGGTCGACCCACCTCTACCCCCACCGGGTGCAGCAGCTCGAGCACCTTGCCATGCACGTGCGGCTGCCGCCACTGCATGTCATTCTTGTCAGCGGTTGGATCCTCTTGTACATCCATTGTACACGCTCGTTCGTGGATAGagcaattgtgaagccatcgATCTCACTTTTATCTCCTCTCCCGTGCTCACATGCATCTCCCTACCAGCCATCTCAGATCTCCTCTACCACTTGTGATGAGGTAAGCTTAATAATTGTTTGCTTTTGTTCAGATTTTTCTGAATAATCATGATTTTGACTACTTACTGGGAAGAGGTGTATAGGTGTATGTCCCAGCcatcggcaatccttctgcataCAAGGTATTTGAAAGAATGCCTATGCCAAATTGATCATGCTAAAACACTCTGCCATTATGGCAGAAATTTATGATGCGATCATTGATATTATAGTGCAGTCTTCACATTCATatggttttttgtttgtttgttatcCCCTTTTCCTTACTTTTCTCAAATTTAGTTTTTCAGTGCCACTATTTTATTTAAGTACGTCTATTTATTTTTCACGGAATTCTTCTATTGGAAGTAGAACAGTTGCACTTGCATATCACGGAGACAACTATGGCTTAGAGTTGGGCGATGATCGTCGTACGCTCAGAGTCATGTGTGGCGTGTGTGGTTGTGTGCATGAGCCGCGCGATGCCATAAGTGTTCATGGTATCGTTTGAAATATCGGCTCAAATGAAAATCAATCCCATGGCACAGTCTCCTTTTCATGTATGCTTCTTGAGGCTAGCGGTCAAGCTGCTTCCCCTCTCCTTAGATTAATGGCACTTCAATGAGAAGTACGATGGCGGCCACAGCGACGACGTTGTCATCAATTAACGGATTTCACTTTTAATGGCCGACGATGCAACACGCAAGGATCCTGCCTGTGGCCTTTATACAAATGATGGTCAATGTCTTTACCAACATGAGTTTGGGAAATATAGTTGTCTCCTTCAGTAACACCATCTAAAACACATGCACTATCAATGGTTTGTTCATGCAGATCCCGAGTAAAGAAAATGTATATGATACTGACTTTGAGTAGGTGACTTAGGTTGACATGAAGGGACTGGTAATGGATCGGGCAAGATGTTCTGACATCAAACGGTGAGGTAATATTGTATACTTCTGTACCATGTACTTTTCATATGTCTGTCGATGAACTTATCTGATCAACATTTAGTTCATAATCATGACAGTTGATTTAAGACTTTTTTTAGTTGTCCAGATAAATGGAATAAAGAGTTGAATGTGTTGTT contains the following coding sequences:
- the LOC124678686 gene encoding uncharacterized protein LOC124678686 isoform X1, giving the protein MLLLLADPDLFDRAAHPLHPPLCVRVLYDGVVATDGEHLDQLLIARIKLVYVPPLGEAAGPAVVGSTHLYPHRVQQLEHLAMHVRLPPLHVILVSGWILLYIHCTRSFVDRAIVKPSISLLSPLPCSHASPYQPSQISSTTCDEVYVPAIGNPSAYKVDMKGLVMDRARCSDIKRVLAAGRAKEPDHDREIREHTSFNNLSFHIPSYTFYSLYAMHL
- the LOC124678686 gene encoding uncharacterized protein LOC124678686 isoform X2, whose product is MLLLLADPDLFDRAAHPLHPPLCVRVLYDGVVATDGEHLDQLLIARIKLVYVPPLGEAAGPAVVGSTHLYPHRVQQLEHLAMHVRLPPLHVILVSGWILLYIHCTRSFVDRAIVKPSISLLSPLPCSHASPYQPSQISSTTCDEVDMKGLVMDRARCSDIKRVLAAGRAKEPDHDREIREHTSFNNLSFHIPSYTFYSLYAMHL